From Lysinibacillus sp. SGAir0095, the proteins below share one genomic window:
- a CDS encoding bifunctional diguanylate cyclase/phosphodiesterase yields the protein MREILNNLRLNEKNGDLIHTINLLLKVFENIQEGIMVTDDKMKILFVNSAFELVTGYKREEVVEKGPNVLQSGVHNQEFYQDMWAVISKDGVWQGEIWNKRKSGEVYPEWLSIIEIKDQNCNVTNYCGVFTDLTERKRVEEQLEKRALTDSLTDVNNRFSYLEKMDILLNQSSKFDNAQHAIFFLDLDRFKQVNDTLGHEFGDFLLIEVANRLKKLLNSRDIVARYGGDEFVLTLTDIRHPREAARFAELIIQEIEKPIKLNNQEIFVSTSIGISIYPHDGNTTEELLNRSDKAMYFAKQSGRNGFSFYFDELNTDANRLILLDSEIRRAIENRDFELYYQPKVNVKQNKIIGFEALVRWKSEKLGFVSPAEFIPYAEETGLIIPISEIILDKACEELVTLNEAGYTKLPISINISSIHFQQTNFLESIQKILERNNTSAQNFEIEVTERTVMNNDMDTISKLVRLKQLGFKISIDDFGTGYSSLSYLVRFPVDYLKIDKSFIQHIVHLADKQAIVDAIIQMAHRLNMKVIAEGVESIQQLNQLNQMGCDYIQGYYYSKPVPMEELIDFLQFWEYEHQGEIES from the coding sequence ATGAGGGAAATACTTAATAACTTACGATTAAATGAAAAAAATGGGGATTTAATACATACTATTAATCTGTTGTTAAAAGTATTTGAGAACATTCAAGAAGGTATTATGGTGACGGATGACAAAATGAAAATTTTGTTTGTGAATAGTGCCTTTGAGTTAGTTACCGGTTATAAAAGGGAAGAGGTCGTTGAAAAAGGGCCGAATGTTTTACAATCTGGTGTACATAATCAAGAATTTTATCAAGACATGTGGGCAGTTATCAGTAAAGATGGGGTTTGGCAAGGAGAAATTTGGAATAAAAGAAAATCCGGGGAAGTTTACCCTGAATGGCTATCAATTATAGAAATTAAAGATCAGAATTGTAATGTGACCAACTATTGCGGAGTTTTCACTGATTTAACTGAACGAAAAAGAGTAGAAGAACAATTAGAAAAAAGGGCATTAACAGATTCTTTAACGGATGTAAATAATCGTTTTAGCTATTTGGAAAAAATGGATATACTTTTAAATCAATCTTCAAAATTTGACAATGCTCAGCATGCGATCTTCTTCTTGGATTTGGATCGATTTAAACAGGTAAACGATACATTAGGACATGAGTTTGGCGATTTTCTATTAATAGAAGTTGCCAACCGTTTAAAAAAATTATTAAATTCAAGGGATATAGTAGCACGTTATGGTGGAGATGAATTTGTACTTACGCTAACGGATATTCGACATCCACGGGAAGCCGCTAGATTCGCTGAGCTAATTATTCAAGAGATTGAGAAGCCTATTAAGTTAAATAATCAGGAAATTTTCGTATCGACAAGTATAGGAATCAGTATTTATCCGCATGATGGAAATACAACAGAAGAACTGTTAAACAGGTCGGATAAAGCAATGTACTTTGCTAAACAATCAGGAAGAAATGGTTTCTCCTTTTATTTTGATGAATTAAATACGGATGCGAACCGACTCATTCTATTAGATTCTGAAATAAGAAGAGCTATAGAAAACCGCGACTTTGAATTATACTATCAACCAAAAGTAAATGTAAAACAAAACAAGATTATTGGATTTGAAGCATTAGTTCGATGGAAAAGTGAAAAATTGGGGTTTGTTTCCCCAGCTGAATTTATCCCTTATGCTGAAGAAACGGGGCTAATTATTCCAATAAGTGAAATTATATTAGATAAAGCCTGTGAGGAATTGGTGACATTAAACGAAGCAGGATATACCAAATTACCAATATCCATTAATATCTCAAGCATACACTTCCAACAAACAAATTTCTTAGAATCCATTCAGAAAATTTTAGAGAGAAATAATACATCAGCTCAAAATTTTGAAATTGAAGTGACGGAAAGAACGGTTATGAATAATGATATGGACACAATAAGCAAGCTTGTCCGTTTAAAGCAACTTGGCTTTAAAATATCGATTGATGATTTTGGAACAGGCTATTCATCACTAAGTTATTTGGTCCGTTTTCCGGTTGATTATTTGAAAATCGATAAAAGCTTTATTCAGCATATTGTACACCTAGCTGATAAACAGGCAATTGTTGATGCAATTATTCAAATGGCACATCGTTTAAATATGAAGGTAATTGCTGAAGGCGTAGAAAGCATCCAACAGCTGAACCAGTTAAACCAAATGGGCTGTGATTATATACAAGGGTATTATTATAGTAAACCAGTTCCGATGGAGGAACTTATCGATTTCCTTCAATTTTGGGAATATGAACATCAAGGAGAAATTGAATCATGA
- a CDS encoding DEAD/DEAH box helicase, with amino-acid sequence MFSKKRSIDDLLSEWRFDEELKQNILHWQTLEPRPAQYAAFPNRLHPSIQKALEKRGIGQLYTHQREAFDYAVGGKSFTAVTPTASGKSLCYHLPILQQILEDKSSRAIYLFPTKALAQDQKSDINELIEDMEEEILSYTYDGDTAPAIRQKIRKAGHIVMTNPDMLHSGILPHHTKWVSLFENLKYIVIDELHTYKGVFGSHVSHVIRRLKRICAFYGSDPIFICTSATIKNPKELAEKLTNTKHQLIANSGAPVGKKTFLFYNPPIVHPTFGVRRSSVLEVRDLATRLFEAGIQTIVFAKSRVRVEMLVTYLKSLTKNKIQDESIRGYRGGYLPTERRKIEKGLRDGTIQVVVSTNALELGVDIGQLQACIMTGYPGNIASAWQQAGRAGRRQDSALIIYVANSTALDQYVVNHPTYLLGSSPEEALINPENILILMDHLKCAAFELPFSMTDTYGEFEVQELLEFLQDEGVLVKTSSTWYWMNERFPAHEVSLRSASQENVVIIDQTIPAGTKVIGEMDTYSAMTLLHEEAIYLHQGTQFQVEMLDWEEKKAYVREVDVDYFTDANLAVELKILNEDKSAAFNSAMVSYGDISILAIPTIFKKIRFQTHENIGSGKIHIPPLEMHTNATWMSFNLPENWSEEMLTDALTGAAYAIGSFIPLYIQCDRSDLSVVPQVKSTHNDKPTLFIYDSYPGGIGLAERVYDILGPILEETIGHVQNCPCKSGCPSCIGAQDSLNESKAKVLKVLSILMNEIG; translated from the coding sequence ATGTTCAGTAAAAAACGTTCCATTGATGATTTACTTTCGGAATGGCGATTTGACGAAGAGCTCAAGCAGAATATATTGCATTGGCAAACTTTAGAACCAAGACCAGCACAATATGCTGCTTTTCCAAATCGGCTACATCCCTCCATCCAAAAAGCACTTGAAAAAAGAGGGATTGGGCAGCTTTATACACATCAACGCGAAGCATTTGATTATGCAGTAGGAGGTAAATCTTTTACTGCCGTAACGCCAACCGCTTCAGGAAAATCACTTTGCTATCATTTGCCTATACTTCAGCAGATTCTAGAAGACAAGTCAAGTAGAGCAATTTACTTATTCCCTACAAAGGCCCTTGCTCAAGATCAGAAATCGGATATAAATGAGTTAATAGAAGATATGGAAGAAGAAATTTTAAGCTATACCTATGATGGAGATACTGCTCCCGCCATTCGACAAAAAATCAGAAAAGCAGGACACATTGTGATGACAAATCCTGATATGCTCCATTCAGGGATTTTACCCCATCATACAAAGTGGGTCTCTCTCTTTGAAAACTTGAAATATATCGTAATTGATGAATTGCATACATATAAAGGAGTTTTTGGAAGTCATGTTTCACATGTTATTCGTCGTTTAAAAAGAATTTGTGCTTTTTATGGAAGTGATCCGATTTTTATTTGTACATCGGCTACGATTAAAAATCCGAAAGAGCTAGCTGAAAAACTGACGAATACAAAGCATCAGCTGATTGCAAATTCGGGTGCTCCTGTTGGTAAAAAGACCTTTCTTTTTTATAACCCGCCAATTGTGCATCCAACTTTCGGTGTAAGGAGAAGCAGTGTACTAGAAGTTCGTGATTTAGCAACCCGATTATTTGAAGCAGGAATACAAACTATTGTATTTGCGAAATCTCGCGTACGAGTTGAAATGTTAGTTACCTATTTAAAAAGCCTTACTAAAAATAAAATTCAAGATGAATCAATTCGAGGATACAGAGGCGGTTATCTGCCCACTGAGCGTCGCAAGATTGAAAAAGGACTGCGTGACGGCACAATACAAGTTGTTGTCAGTACAAACGCTCTAGAATTAGGTGTTGATATAGGACAATTGCAAGCTTGTATAATGACTGGTTACCCTGGCAATATTGCAAGTGCATGGCAACAGGCTGGGCGAGCAGGAAGAAGACAGGACTCGGCACTAATTATCTATGTAGCAAACTCAACAGCACTAGATCAATATGTCGTGAATCACCCTACATATCTTTTAGGAAGTTCACCAGAAGAAGCATTGATCAATCCAGAAAATATTCTGATTCTGATGGATCACTTAAAATGTGCGGCCTTTGAATTGCCTTTTTCCATGACAGACACATATGGGGAATTCGAAGTGCAGGAACTACTTGAGTTTTTACAAGATGAAGGTGTATTAGTCAAGACGAGTTCAACTTGGTATTGGATGAATGAACGCTTCCCTGCACATGAAGTTAGTTTGCGTTCTGCTTCACAGGAGAATGTTGTTATTATTGACCAAACGATTCCAGCTGGCACGAAAGTCATCGGTGAAATGGATACCTATAGTGCCATGACACTCTTACATGAAGAGGCGATATATCTCCACCAAGGGACGCAATTTCAAGTTGAAATGTTAGATTGGGAAGAGAAAAAAGCGTATGTACGAGAAGTGGATGTTGACTATTTTACAGATGCAAATTTAGCGGTAGAATTAAAAATTTTAAATGAAGATAAAAGTGCAGCATTCAATTCTGCAATGGTAAGCTATGGAGATATAAGCATTTTGGCCATTCCGACTATCTTTAAGAAAATTCGTTTCCAGACTCATGAAAATATTGGCTCAGGAAAAATTCATATTCCACCCCTTGAAATGCATACAAATGCTACGTGGATGTCCTTTAACTTACCTGAAAATTGGTCAGAGGAGATGTTAACCGATGCATTAACAGGGGCTGCGTATGCAATTGGATCATTTATACCGTTATATATTCAATGTGATAGAAGTGATTTATCGGTAGTTCCGCAAGTAAAATCAACACATAATGATAAACCAACATTATTTATTTACGATAGTTACCCTGGTGGTATTGGATTAGCTGAGAGAGTCTATGATATTTTGGGACCGATTTTAGAAGAAACAATCGGGCATGTACAAAATTGTCCATGCAAGAGTGGTTGTCCATCCTGTATTGGAGCACAGGATAGCTTAAATGAAAGCAAAGCAAAAGTGCTTAAAGTACTTTCAATCTTAATGAATGAAATAGGGTGA
- a CDS encoding YppE family protein: protein MQLIELTKQLLNECDASISRFFKQRELDAIPQFFEEVKPHADFYQSVLIDWQQHAINWIQENNPKYMHRSQIDNVVDAMNQFVVQSFYKETSKKRFVQSVQSVHYTLSFFLRYLEESDQDVQ, encoded by the coding sequence ATGCAGCTAATAGAACTTACAAAGCAATTATTAAATGAGTGTGATGCGTCAATTAGTCGCTTTTTTAAACAGCGTGAACTTGACGCAATACCTCAGTTTTTTGAAGAAGTTAAACCACATGCGGATTTCTATCAGTCCGTTTTAATAGATTGGCAGCAACATGCCATAAACTGGATTCAAGAAAATAATCCAAAATATATGCACAGATCACAAATTGACAATGTCGTTGATGCAATGAATCAGTTTGTCGTTCAATCCTTTTATAAAGAAACGAGTAAGAAACGTTTTGTACAATCTGTACAATCTGTCCACTACACATTATCTTTCTTCTTAAGATATTTAGAGGAGAGTGATCAGGATGTTCAGTAA
- the recU gene encoding Holliday junction resolvase RecU — protein MFHYPNGKPYKPSEPTKTKTISKKEGFSFSNRGKTLEDEINETNTYYLNQQIAIIHKKPVPVQIVKVEYPSRSAAVIREAYFRTPSTTDYNGVWNGYYIDFEAKETESKTSFPLKNVHPHQVNHMKEVTNQKGIAFTIIKFTTLDRYFFVPFTVLHEAWIAMENGGRKSIPISVFESKTIEIQPGYNPRIDYLTAIKNMITNEK, from the coding sequence ATGTTTCATTATCCAAATGGCAAACCGTACAAGCCTAGTGAGCCTACAAAAACGAAAACTATTTCGAAAAAGGAAGGTTTCTCCTTTAGTAATCGAGGGAAAACGCTAGAAGATGAAATTAACGAAACAAATACTTACTACTTAAATCAACAAATTGCAATTATCCATAAGAAACCTGTTCCGGTGCAAATCGTCAAAGTAGAGTATCCATCACGAAGTGCAGCAGTTATTCGTGAAGCATACTTCCGAACACCCTCGACAACCGATTACAACGGTGTTTGGAATGGATATTATATTGACTTTGAAGCAAAGGAAACAGAAAGTAAAACTTCCTTCCCATTGAAAAATGTCCATCCACATCAAGTTAACCATATGAAAGAAGTGACAAATCAAAAAGGAATTGCTTTTACAATCATTAAGTTTACGACTTTGGATCGTTATTTCTTTGTCCCATTTACCGTTTTACACGAAGCTTGGATTGCAATGGAAAATGGTGGTAGAAAATCTATTCCAATTAGCGTATTTGAATCAAAAACAATTGAAATCCAACCCGGTTACAATCCAAGGATTGACTACCTGACCGCAATAAAAAATATGATAACAAATGAAAAATAA
- the gpsB gene encoding cell division regulator GpsB encodes MDIKLNSKIILEKEFKKAMKGYSVDQVDQFLDQIMEDYDAFEKTVEELRAENKRLKEEIENNTARRPQVSPPAAGNTNFDILKRLSNLEKHVFGSKLFE; translated from the coding sequence ATGGATATTAAATTAAATTCAAAAATCATATTAGAAAAAGAATTTAAAAAGGCGATGAAAGGTTACAGTGTTGACCAAGTAGATCAATTTTTAGATCAAATTATGGAAGATTATGATGCATTTGAAAAAACTGTCGAAGAATTACGTGCTGAAAATAAGCGTTTAAAAGAAGAAATTGAAAATAATACAGCAAGAAGACCACAAGTCTCTCCTCCAGCTGCGGGAAATACTAATTTTGATATTTTAAAACGTCTTTCAAATTTAGAGAAACATGTTTTTGGTAGTAAATTATTCGAATAA
- a CDS encoding class I SAM-dependent RNA methyltransferase, with the protein MTKFQLVATAAMGLESIVAQEVQDLGYETRVENGKVYFEGDETAIARCNLWLRVADRVKIVVAEFPAHTFDQLFESTKAIEWENYLTVDAAFPVSGKSVKSKLFSVPDCQAIVKKAIVERMKSHYKRLGFLDESGATYKIEISILKDVATLTIDTSGSGLHKRGYRQTQGEAPLKETLAAALVKISKWSPTRPFVDVFCGSGTIPLEAAMIGQNIAPGYNREFISEEWSWMKANIWDDARNEADDLAKYDQQLEIFGSDIDHRMVSISQENALEAGFGDIITFKQMQATDFTTRLTDGVIISNPPYGERIGEKETIEKVIRDFGQVMKDYPTWSVYMLSSMENFEELYGKKATKKRKLFNGFIRTDLYQYWGQKSKREI; encoded by the coding sequence ATGACAAAATTTCAATTAGTGGCAACAGCAGCAATGGGTTTAGAATCAATTGTTGCTCAGGAAGTACAAGATTTAGGTTATGAAACTCGCGTAGAAAACGGAAAAGTATATTTTGAAGGTGACGAAACGGCCATTGCTCGCTGTAATCTTTGGCTGCGTGTAGCAGACCGTGTGAAAATTGTAGTAGCAGAATTTCCTGCCCATACCTTCGACCAGTTATTTGAAAGTACAAAGGCAATTGAATGGGAAAATTATTTAACAGTAGATGCGGCATTCCCTGTTTCCGGGAAGTCTGTAAAATCGAAATTATTCAGTGTTCCGGATTGTCAGGCCATTGTAAAAAAGGCAATTGTAGAGCGCATGAAAAGCCACTACAAACGTTTAGGATTTTTGGATGAATCCGGTGCAACTTATAAAATTGAGATTTCTATCCTCAAAGATGTAGCAACTTTAACAATAGATACATCGGGCTCCGGTTTACATAAGCGTGGCTATCGTCAAACCCAAGGGGAAGCGCCATTAAAAGAGACATTGGCAGCAGCACTTGTAAAAATATCAAAGTGGAGTCCAACTAGACCATTTGTTGACGTTTTTTGTGGTTCAGGAACAATCCCACTTGAAGCAGCGATGATCGGGCAAAATATTGCACCAGGCTATAATCGAGAATTCATATCCGAGGAATGGTCTTGGATGAAAGCAAACATCTGGGATGACGCTCGCAATGAAGCAGATGATTTAGCGAAGTATGATCAACAACTTGAAATTTTCGGTTCTGATATTGACCATCGCATGGTTTCCATTTCTCAGGAGAATGCATTAGAAGCTGGATTTGGCGATATCATTACCTTTAAACAAATGCAAGCAACAGACTTTACAACCAGACTAACAGATGGTGTAATTATCTCAAACCCACCTTATGGAGAACGTATAGGTGAAAAAGAAACTATTGAAAAGGTAATCCGTGATTTTGGTCAGGTTATGAAGGATTATCCTACTTGGTCGGTTTATATGCTTTCTTCAATGGAAAATTTTGAAGAATTATATGGCAAGAAAGCTACAAAGAAGCGTAAACTATTTAATGGGTTTATTCGCACAGATTTATATCAATATTGGGGTCAAAAATCAAAACGTGAAATTTAA
- a CDS encoding PBP1A family penicillin-binding protein, with protein MAEKRRTREELKRERELQKKKHKKPVGTWIKRIVLTIVIIGIAGLIGGAGLFAVYASSAPELDEELLKDPISSEFYDKNGEVFATIGAESRKYVNYEDIPEEMVDAILATEDVRFFDHFGIDIWRLGSAVIANVTQGFGSQGASTITQQVVKNSFLSNDKKLKRKAQEAWLAIQLERQYEKEEIFEMYFNKILMSGRIYGFGTASEYFFGKEPSELELDEMALLAGIPQSPNRYNPYKNPERAQQRRDLVLDLMVQHKKITEEEAAAAKEIDVTSRLLAEEDRKTVAGTKYDAFLDVVLSELEENGDGEALAEGIKVYTTLDPNAQTAVEDIMNNPENFPTEDIQAGVSVVDTKTGEILAIGGGRNYGADRGFNFAHDLTTRSPGSTIKPLLDYGPAIENLKWSTGETTVDEKMTYSNSKQVITNFDNKYLGTMTVREALYQSRNVPAVKTLQEVGTENAEEFINKLGIETENVYESDAIGGGDITMSPIEMAAAYAAFGNKGIYSDPTAIKEVVYRDDTKKSYKSKQEVAMSDYTAYMVTDILRDVVSSKQGASGTAAAVSGLDIAGKTGTTNYDSKEFDQYDLPDSSVPDSWFAGYTTNYSIAIWGGYSKRSEPITTWDERRLPQRLFKSIMSEISADVETEDFKRPSSVVEATIEVGTSPLQLASDYTPSELRQTELFVKGTEPTQVSEEFEQLELNAPTNLKANYSVDGSLVDLTWDYNPPSEEDDEKDLDITFEVTMAVDNEKPVAVTTTPDTKATISNLEAGRNYTFSVVAVSKDVRSEPASVSIYIENAIEEPEVDSPEDPENGDGDDNENGNNGNGNGNGNNGNGNNGNGNGNGNGNNNGENEDFEDWFGPGEDGEVETPTEPTDPTETTE; from the coding sequence TTGGCAGAAAAACGTCGGACTCGCGAGGAATTAAAGCGCGAGCGTGAATTACAAAAGAAAAAGCATAAAAAACCAGTTGGTACATGGATAAAACGGATAGTTTTAACCATTGTTATTATAGGCATCGCCGGATTAATAGGTGGCGCGGGACTATTCGCTGTTTATGCAAGCTCAGCACCAGAACTAGATGAAGAATTATTAAAAGATCCTATCTCTTCTGAGTTCTATGATAAAAATGGCGAGGTTTTTGCAACAATTGGTGCAGAAAGTCGAAAATATGTAAATTATGAAGACATACCAGAGGAAATGGTAGATGCGATACTTGCAACGGAAGATGTTCGTTTCTTCGACCATTTCGGTATTGATATTTGGCGATTAGGCAGTGCAGTTATTGCAAACGTTACACAGGGCTTCGGTTCCCAAGGTGCAAGTACGATCACTCAACAGGTAGTGAAAAACTCATTTTTAAGTAACGATAAAAAGTTAAAACGTAAAGCACAGGAAGCTTGGCTAGCAATTCAACTTGAAAGACAATATGAAAAAGAAGAAATATTCGAAATGTATTTCAACAAAATTCTCATGTCAGGTCGAATTTACGGATTTGGGACTGCTTCTGAATACTTCTTTGGTAAAGAACCAAGCGAATTAGAGCTCGATGAAATGGCATTGTTGGCTGGGATTCCACAAAGTCCTAATAGATACAATCCATATAAAAACCCAGAACGTGCTCAACAACGTAGAGACCTCGTTCTTGATTTAATGGTACAGCATAAAAAGATTACGGAAGAAGAAGCTGCTGCTGCAAAAGAGATTGATGTAACTTCTCGACTTCTTGCTGAGGAGGACCGTAAAACTGTCGCTGGTACTAAATATGATGCATTTTTAGATGTTGTTTTAAGTGAGCTCGAAGAAAACGGCGATGGAGAAGCACTTGCAGAAGGGATCAAAGTTTATACAACACTTGATCCTAATGCTCAAACTGCTGTTGAAGATATCATGAACAACCCAGAAAACTTCCCGACTGAGGACATCCAAGCTGGTGTTTCTGTTGTGGACACAAAAACAGGCGAAATTTTAGCAATTGGTGGCGGTAGAAATTATGGGGCTGACCGCGGCTTCAACTTTGCCCATGATTTAACAACACGTTCACCGGGTTCAACGATTAAACCATTACTAGATTATGGTCCAGCAATTGAAAATTTAAAATGGTCTACTGGTGAAACGACTGTAGATGAAAAAATGACGTATTCCAATTCAAAGCAAGTGATTACCAACTTCGATAATAAATATTTAGGTACGATGACAGTTCGTGAAGCACTTTATCAATCACGAAACGTCCCAGCAGTAAAAACACTTCAAGAAGTGGGTACTGAAAATGCAGAGGAATTTATTAACAAACTTGGAATCGAAACAGAAAATGTGTATGAATCAGATGCTATCGGTGGCGGTGACATCACTATGAGCCCTATCGAAATGGCAGCAGCCTATGCTGCATTCGGTAACAAAGGGATTTATAGTGACCCTACGGCGATAAAAGAAGTCGTTTATCGAGATGATACTAAAAAGTCATACAAATCTAAGCAAGAAGTTGCTATGAGCGACTATACAGCTTATATGGTAACTGATATATTGCGTGATGTTGTAAGTTCAAAACAAGGCGCTTCAGGGACTGCTGCTGCGGTTTCAGGTCTAGATATCGCTGGTAAAACTGGTACAACAAACTATGATTCAAAGGAATTCGATCAGTATGACCTACCAGATAGTAGTGTTCCTGATTCATGGTTCGCAGGGTATACAACGAATTATTCAATAGCCATTTGGGGTGGTTATTCAAAACGTTCTGAACCAATCACGACATGGGATGAACGACGCTTACCACAACGCTTATTCAAATCGATTATGTCTGAGATATCTGCTGATGTTGAGACAGAGGACTTTAAGAGACCAAGTTCTGTTGTAGAAGCAACAATTGAAGTTGGAACTAGTCCACTTCAGTTAGCAAGTGATTATACACCATCTGAATTACGTCAAACAGAACTATTCGTTAAAGGGACAGAACCAACTCAGGTTTCAGAAGAATTTGAGCAATTGGAATTAAATGCCCCTACAAACTTAAAAGCAAATTACAGCGTTGACGGAAGTCTTGTAGACTTAACTTGGGATTATAATCCTCCAAGTGAAGAAGACGATGAAAAAGATCTGGATATTACATTCGAAGTAACCATGGCAGTGGATAACGAAAAACCAGTTGCTGTAACAACAACTCCAGATACGAAAGCAACTATCTCTAATTTAGAAGCTGGCCGTAATTATACGTTCTCTGTAGTTGCCGTTTCAAAAGATGTCCGAAGCGAACCGGCTTCCGTCTCGATTTATATCGAAAATGCCATTGAAGAACCAGAAGTTGATTCTCCAGAAGATCCTGAAAATGGTGATGGTGATGACAATGAAAATGGTAATAACGGGAATGGCAATGGCAATGGAAACAATGGCAACGGCAATAATGGAAATGGTAACGGTAACGGCAATGGTAATAATAACGGAGAAAATGAGGATTTTGAAGATTGGTTTGGCCCTGGTGAAGATGGTGAAGTAGAAACGCCTACCGAACCAACAGATCCGACTGAAACAACTGAATAA
- a CDS encoding ribonuclease H-like domain-containing protein produces MSYENKMLQLKQKLGKKIEQPKEKPTFQRPEKPFYIKEWEDAGLTLAENDFGVLFKREVIYPLDFQHGSYQLGQLYDAIEKWQQTSISHPYAMNFDESIVFFDTETTGLKGVGTNIFLIGLLDALDDQFVLTQYVLADPANEAAFLFESKFWKQSKTLVTYNGKSFDWPQLETRWTLNQQFLPKLRSQKQIDLLHSSKRIWKNNLERMKLTKVEEEKLGFTRQGDIPGFLAPIIYTDAIRSGNADALMKVLHHNEWDLLSLVTLYIHSTNLLLERELNESATTYTNIGKWFGDLKDTDQSEQVLTTVTNNYDGENAGLAHYYLALQQKRNGFYDEAVNSFEKALLFIENREKLKALEQLAIIYEHQFKNYEKALHLTNEGLKIIDNHLFMKKEQALKLQGNWLKRLRRIEVKLMKNNITSS; encoded by the coding sequence ATGTCATATGAAAATAAAATGCTGCAATTAAAACAGAAGCTTGGCAAAAAGATAGAGCAACCAAAAGAAAAGCCTACTTTTCAACGACCAGAGAAACCGTTCTATATTAAAGAATGGGAAGATGCAGGTTTAACATTAGCAGAGAATGATTTTGGCGTTTTATTTAAACGAGAAGTAATTTATCCACTTGATTTTCAGCATGGGTCCTATCAATTAGGGCAATTGTATGATGCGATTGAGAAATGGCAACAAACATCCATTTCACACCCATATGCAATGAATTTTGATGAATCGATTGTTTTTTTCGATACTGAAACAACAGGTTTAAAAGGTGTAGGTACTAATATCTTCTTAATAGGCTTATTAGATGCTTTGGATGATCAATTTGTTTTAACACAATATGTATTGGCGGATCCTGCAAATGAAGCAGCCTTTTTATTCGAATCGAAATTTTGGAAACAATCGAAAACACTTGTTACTTATAATGGGAAAAGTTTTGATTGGCCGCAATTAGAAACAAGATGGACATTGAATCAACAATTTTTGCCGAAATTGCGTTCCCAAAAACAAATTGATTTATTACATAGCTCAAAGCGAATATGGAAAAATAATTTGGAAAGAATGAAACTCACAAAGGTAGAAGAAGAAAAGCTCGGGTTTACACGACAGGGAGATATACCAGGATTTTTGGCACCCATCATCTATACTGATGCTATTAGAAGTGGAAATGCAGATGCTTTAATGAAGGTTTTGCATCATAATGAATGGGATTTATTATCCTTAGTAACTCTCTATATCCACTCTACCAATCTATTGCTTGAGCGTGAACTGAACGAATCAGCTACTACCTATACCAACATAGGGAAATGGTTTGGAGATTTAAAAGATACTGATCAAAGTGAACAAGTATTAACAACTGTCACAAATAATTATGACGGCGAAAATGCTGGGTTAGCCCATTACTATTTGGCACTTCAACAAAAAAGAAACGGATTTTATGATGAAGCGGTAAATTCTTTTGAAAAAGCCTTATTATTTATCGAAAATAGAGAGAAACTAAAGGCATTAGAGCAACTTGCTATTATTTATGAACACCAATTTAAAAACTACGAGAAAGCATTACATCTTACAAACGAAGGTTTAAAGATTATAGATAATCATTTATTTATGAAGAAGGAACAGGCTTTAAAGCTACAGGGTAATTGGTTAAAAAGACTTCGAAGGATTGAAGTGAAGCTGATGAAAAATAATATAACTTCCTCCTAA